From Methanobrevibacter sp., a single genomic window includes:
- the frhB gene encoding coenzyme F420 hydrogenase subunit beta: MPLGTYKEALSARSTDKKILDVSQDGGIVSALLCYALDEGIIEGAVVAGTPDEDWRPIPTVVTSSDEVIAAAGTKYSMSPTLSALKEATRQYGLEKVGVVSTPCQTQGLRKAQAYPFTRFVVDKIKLIIGIYCMENFPMASLDTFATAKLGFDSLQDASKMDIGKGKFWLTKDGEDSGLAIKETHGYEQAGCNICQDYVAEWADVSTGSVGSPDGWSTVLTRTDDGDSIFKAAVDAGLIETKPMDDVKPGLPLLEKLAKGKKDKNTAERERRAKMGVKIPAIY, encoded by the coding sequence ATGCCATTAGGTACTTATAAAGAAGCATTATCTGCAAGATCTACTGATAAAAAAATCTTAGATGTATCACAAGACGGAGGAATCGTTTCAGCATTACTCTGTTACGCACTCGATGAAGGAATCATTGAAGGTGCAGTTGTTGCTGGAACTCCTGATGAAGATTGGAGACCTATCCCTACTGTAGTAACTTCCTCTGACGAAGTTATCGCTGCAGCAGGTACAAAATACTCAATGTCCCCAACCTTATCTGCATTAAAAGAAGCAACCCGTCAATACGGTTTAGAAAAAGTTGGTGTAGTCTCAACTCCATGTCAAACCCAAGGTTTAAGAAAAGCACAAGCTTATCCATTCACTAGATTTGTCGTTGACAAAATCAAATTAATCATCGGTATCTACTGTATGGAAAACTTCCCTATGGCTTCTCTTGATACCTTTGCTACCGCAAAATTAGGATTTGACAGCTTACAAGATGCTAGTAAAATGGACATCGGTAAAGGTAAATTCTGGTTAACCAAAGATGGTGAAGACAGTGGTTTAGCTATCAAAGAAACTCACGGTTACGAACAAGCTGGATGTAACATCTGTCAAGATTACGTAGCTGAATGGGCTGACGTATCAACTGGTTCTGTAGGATCTCCTGATGGATGGTCTACTGTTTTAACCAGAACTGATGATGGTGACTCCATATTCAAAGCTGCTGTTGACGCTGGTTTAATCGAAACCAAACCAATGGACGATGTAAAACCAGGTCTTCCTTTACTTGAAAAATTAGCTAAAGGTAAAAAAGACAAAAACACTGCAGAACGTGAAAGAAGAGCTAAAATGGGAGTTAAAATCCCTGCTATATACTAA